Genomic DNA from Pistricoccus aurantiacus:
GCCCGGTTCCGGCTCGGATGCGGCGAATTTGCGTACCAAGGCGGTGCGCGAGGGCGATGATTACGTCATTACTGGCAGCAAGATGTTTATCTCCGGCGCCGGCGAGACTGATGTGCTGGTGGTGATGGCCCGTACCGGAGAGGCGGATTCCGGCGCCGGCGGCATTTCCACCTTCCTGGTACCGGCCAATAGCGACGGTATCGAATACGGCAAGAACGAAGACAAGATGGGCTGGAAGAGTCAGCCGACTCGACTGGTCAGCTTCGACGGGGTAAGGGTGAACCAGGGTAACCGTCTGGGCGAAGAGGGCGAGGGCTTTCGCCTTGCCATGAAGGGTCTCGACGGCGGGCGGCTCAATATCGCCAGCTGTTCCTTGGGCGCGGCCCAGCAGGCCCTGGCCCTATCTCGGGATTATCTTCAGGAACGCAAGCAGTTCGGACGTGAACTGGCAAGTTTCCAGGCGCTGCAGTTCAAGCTGGCGGACATGGCAAGCGAACTTACCGCGGCACGATTGATGGTGCGACACGCTGCCTGGCGGCTCGACCAGCAGGATCCGCAGGCTACCGCCCACTGCGCCATGGCCAAGCGCGTCGCCACGGACATGGGCTTTCAGGTGTGCAACGAGGCGCTGCAGCTGCACGGTGGCTACGGTTATATCAAGGAATATCCCCTGGAGCGCCTGGTGCGGGATACTCGAGTCCACCAGATTCTCGAGGGTACCAATGAGATCATGCGTCTGATCATTGCTCGACGCCTTTTCGAGCCGGGCATGATCGAGGCGCTTCAGTAAAAAGTTTCTACTGCCGAATGGATGTGTATCTTTCACGGAGACTCTTTGATGTCCGAGCAAGCGATTCTCTTTTCCGAACTGCCCACCCGGGACGGTGGGCGTATCGGCCTGGCGACATTGAATACGCCGAAATCCTTGAATGCGCTTTCCCTGGCGATGATCGAGCCGCTGCATCGCAAGCTCGACGACTGGCTGGAAGACGAGGGTGTCGTCGCGGTCTGGCTCGAGGGCGCCGGGGACAAGGCGCTCTGCGCCGGGGGCGATATCGTCGCGCTGTACAAGGCCATGAGCGACGATCCGGATACCACGGAACAGTTCGCCAGCCGCTACTTCACCGCGGAATACGCGCTGGATTACCGTATCCATACCTATCCCAAGCCGCTCATGGTGTGGGGCAATGGCATCGTCATGGGCGGCGGTCTCGGCCTGATGGCCGGCGCACCCTATCGTCTGGCCACGCCGCGCTGTCGTATCGCCATGCCGGAAATCACCATCGGGCTTTATCCGGATATCGGCGCCAGCTGGTTTCTGAATCGTATGCCCCCGGGCATCGGCGCCTATCTGGGACTGACCGGCGCTCAGCTCAACGCCCGAGACGCACTTGACCTGGGCCTGGCAGACCGACTGATTCCCGAGGATCAGCGGGATG
This window encodes:
- a CDS encoding acyl-CoA dehydrogenase family protein, whose amino-acid sequence is MDFSLNDDQKALQQAAADFARVELADHAADWDARSYFPVDVIKRAGEAGFLSIYIDEEHGGLGLSRLDASLIFEQLSQGCISTTAYLTIHNMASWMIARWGSDSLREEWLPRLITGELLASYCLTEPGSGSDAANLRTKAVREGDDYVITGSKMFISGAGETDVLVVMARTGEADSGAGGISTFLVPANSDGIEYGKNEDKMGWKSQPTRLVSFDGVRVNQGNRLGEEGEGFRLAMKGLDGGRLNIASCSLGAAQQALALSRDYLQERKQFGRELASFQALQFKLADMASELTAARLMVRHAAWRLDQQDPQATAHCAMAKRVATDMGFQVCNEALQLHGGYGYIKEYPLERLVRDTRVHQILEGTNEIMRLIIARRLFEPGMIEALQ
- a CDS encoding enoyl-CoA hydratase/isomerase family protein, whose protein sequence is MSEQAILFSELPTRDGGRIGLATLNTPKSLNALSLAMIEPLHRKLDDWLEDEGVVAVWLEGAGDKALCAGGDIVALYKAMSDDPDTTEQFASRYFTAEYALDYRIHTYPKPLMVWGNGIVMGGGLGLMAGAPYRLATPRCRIAMPEITIGLYPDIGASWFLNRMPPGIGAYLGLTGAQLNARDALDLGLADRLIPEDQRDELLAALQEADYLERRHTDLHLTVGEVLDRFEARDRAPQGQVVPRLDHLQRLACRGSVTEAVARILADEESDDWLAANRQRLQAGCPLTAHLVWRMLERHRHSSLADAFRDELVLSVRCCTQGDFQEGVRALLIDKDKNPRWSHDSVKDVTSDAVDAMLAPLWSPEKHPLRHLGNQP